A DNA window from Thermincola ferriacetica contains the following coding sequences:
- a CDS encoding phenylacetate--CoA ligase family protein, which produces MAINRDAIQTEKLNFEDITKYQEEKLQALVQRLFRNSPFYREKLSQAGIKPDDIRTIRDLESVPMTDKGELRNGYPLGLMAVPEEDVVRIHSSSGTTGKPIIVPYTQKDVITWAELMARCLAMAGVTNRDRVQITPGYGLWTAGIGFQAGVERLGAMAIPTGPGNTEKQLEMMVDMGTTVIIGTSSYALLLAEEIHRRGLGDKIKLRIGVIGSERWSDKMRSRIEEYLHIDSFDIYGLTEIYGPGIAIDCPYHTGLHFWSDHLIFEIIDPDTGKQLPPGEQGELVITTLTKEGMPLLRYRTHDITRIFVEKCPCGSLYPMIDRVLGRTDDMIKVKAVNIYPGQIDDVLKLTPGACSEYQIILTRKDAKDQILIKVEAEPGASLEQVAGECRKNIKARIGILADVEAVPRGTLPRSEKKSKRVFDMRDV; this is translated from the coding sequence ATGGCAATAAACAGAGATGCCATCCAAACAGAAAAGCTCAATTTTGAGGATATTACCAAATACCAGGAGGAAAAGCTGCAGGCTTTGGTGCAGCGGCTGTTCAGAAACTCTCCTTTCTACCGCGAAAAACTAAGTCAGGCCGGTATTAAACCGGACGACATACGAACCATCCGGGATTTGGAAAGCGTGCCCATGACTGATAAAGGAGAACTTCGCAACGGCTACCCGTTGGGGTTGATGGCCGTGCCGGAAGAAGACGTGGTCAGGATTCACTCTTCCTCGGGGACCACAGGGAAACCGATAATCGTCCCTTACACGCAAAAAGATGTCATAACCTGGGCGGAGCTGATGGCTCGCTGCCTGGCTATGGCTGGAGTAACTAACCGTGACCGGGTGCAGATTACTCCCGGCTATGGGTTATGGACAGCCGGCATCGGCTTCCAGGCCGGGGTAGAACGCCTTGGGGCAATGGCTATACCCACGGGGCCCGGAAATACGGAAAAACAACTGGAAATGATGGTGGACATGGGAACCACAGTTATTATCGGTACATCGTCTTATGCTTTGCTGCTGGCCGAGGAGATTCACCGCCGTGGATTAGGGGATAAAATCAAACTGCGTATTGGTGTAATCGGTTCCGAACGGTGGAGCGACAAGATGCGCTCACGTATTGAGGAATACCTGCATATCGACAGTTTCGATATTTATGGCCTAACTGAAATTTACGGACCCGGCATCGCTATAGACTGTCCGTACCATACGGGTCTGCATTTCTGGTCTGACCACCTAATTTTCGAAATTATTGACCCTGACACGGGTAAACAACTGCCCCCCGGCGAACAGGGCGAACTGGTTATTACTACCCTGACCAAGGAAGGTATGCCTTTATTGAGGTACAGGACTCATGACATTACCAGAATTTTTGTGGAGAAGTGTCCTTGTGGCAGTCTGTATCCCATGATCGACAGGGTACTGGGCAGAACTGATGACATGATTAAGGTTAAGGCTGTAAATATTTACCCCGGCCAGATTGATGATGTCCTTAAGCTTACGCCCGGAGCTTGCAGTGAGTACCAGATTATTTTGACCCGTAAAGATGCCAAAGACCAGATCCTGATTAAGGTGGAGGCCGAACCGGGCGCTAGCCTCGAGCAGGTTGCCGGTGAATGCAGGAAAAACATAAAAGCGCGGATCGGCATTCTGGCCGATGTGGAGGCGGTACCAAGAGGTACTTTGCCCAGGTCGGAGAAAAAGAGCAAGCGGGTATTTGATATGCGGGATGTTTAA
- a CDS encoding indolepyruvate oxidoreductase subunit beta translates to MSQDIVIAGVGGQGTVLASRIIAEAAILANQPVFTSETIGMAQREGCVTSNVRIGEPLYGAVIPDGKADVLIGFELAETVRLLPKLKPGGTVIANATKIVPVSVATGKSVYNEAQLSEYLNEWPGSCYIFDASRLAEEAGSFKAVNIVMLGALSTLPDLLFTSEQLLEAILAMVPPKTTEINEKAFLAGRQALGGS, encoded by the coding sequence GTGAGCCAGGATATTGTAATTGCCGGAGTTGGCGGCCAGGGGACAGTCCTGGCTTCCCGGATAATTGCGGAAGCAGCCATTTTGGCCAACCAGCCTGTATTTACGTCTGAAACCATTGGTATGGCTCAGCGGGAAGGCTGTGTGACAAGCAATGTCCGTATTGGGGAACCCCTGTATGGCGCGGTCATCCCCGACGGTAAAGCGGATGTTTTAATAGGATTTGAACTGGCCGAGACAGTCAGACTGCTGCCCAAGCTCAAGCCGGGCGGGACGGTTATAGCCAATGCTACTAAAATTGTTCCGGTGTCAGTGGCGACTGGAAAATCTGTTTACAATGAGGCCCAACTTAGCGAGTACCTTAACGAATGGCCCGGAAGCTGTTATATTTTTGACGCTTCCCGCTTAGCTGAGGAAGCCGGTAGTTTTAAAGCTGTAAATATAGTTATGCTGGGAGCCCTTTCCACACTACCCGACCTGCTTTTTACTTCCGAACAATTGTTGGAAGCAATTCTGGCCATGGTACCGCCAAAAACAACAGAAATAAATGAAAAAGCATTTCTTGCCGGCAGGCAAGCCTTGGGAGGGAGTTAA
- the iorA gene encoding indolepyruvate ferredoxin oxidoreductase subunit alpha, whose amino-acid sequence MTKKKLLMGNEAIARGAVEAGVKVAAAYPGTPSSEVFSTLARFAKEYGYYAEWSVNEKVALEVAAGAAYAGARAIVSMKQVGLNVAADPLMTLAYIGIKGGLVIVVADDPGPHSSQNEQDTRKFAQFAKLPVFDPCTPQEAKDMTIAAFELSEQTKLPVILRPTTRVCHVCQDVVMEEVPKKDQAFVFEKDPSWVIFPSLAYQKHIWLNEMQEEIAASFNYSPFNKLVLKNRTGVVTSGVSYNYVREALAQLGQEVSLLKVGTPYPLPEKPVLELLRNVDRLIVIEEQEPVVEDQIIKIAWKNKLNLSISGKNDKLVPREGELNVDKVRAILAGFLGVEDKTTAEQSPPPPLPARNPVLCAGCPHRASFFAAKEAVKGKPAVFAGDIGCYTLGVAPPLNAMDTCLCMGASVTIASGLSKVESGVKHLAFLGDSTFFHTGLAGLVNAVYNNADITLVVLDNSTTAMTGHQPHPGLPCTATGVNDKVISIAEVCRALGISLVKEVDPYNLAEAVDAVREAVDFTGPAVVIMKRECVSLVKPAKICWVTDKCVGCKVCMNKLGCPALVPAGEKVIIGATCTGCGVCRQVCPADAIEEVAK is encoded by the coding sequence ATGACAAAAAAAAAGCTTCTGATGGGCAATGAAGCCATAGCCAGAGGCGCTGTTGAAGCAGGAGTCAAGGTAGCTGCCGCTTATCCGGGAACCCCTTCTTCGGAGGTTTTCTCTACCCTTGCTCGTTTTGCTAAAGAGTACGGTTATTATGCTGAATGGTCTGTAAACGAAAAAGTTGCGCTGGAAGTTGCTGCTGGCGCCGCGTATGCGGGGGCGCGCGCCATAGTTTCTATGAAACAGGTAGGTTTAAATGTGGCGGCGGACCCGTTAATGACTCTGGCTTATATAGGAATAAAAGGCGGGCTGGTTATAGTTGTGGCAGATGACCCGGGACCGCACAGCTCGCAAAATGAACAAGACACGAGAAAATTTGCCCAGTTTGCCAAACTGCCCGTATTCGACCCCTGTACTCCACAGGAAGCCAAGGACATGACTATTGCGGCCTTTGAACTTTCCGAACAGACTAAACTGCCTGTTATCTTACGGCCCACCACAAGAGTTTGTCATGTCTGCCAGGATGTAGTCATGGAGGAGGTCCCGAAAAAGGACCAGGCCTTTGTATTTGAAAAGGATCCTTCCTGGGTTATTTTCCCCAGTCTGGCATACCAAAAACACATCTGGTTAAACGAAATGCAGGAGGAGATTGCTGCTTCCTTTAATTATTCTCCTTTTAATAAATTAGTGTTGAAAAACCGTACAGGTGTGGTGACCTCGGGCGTGAGTTACAACTATGTGCGGGAAGCCCTGGCCCAACTGGGACAGGAGGTTTCCCTGCTTAAGGTTGGTACGCCTTATCCCCTGCCGGAGAAGCCCGTGCTGGAATTGCTACGGAATGTAGACAGGCTGATTGTTATCGAAGAACAGGAACCCGTGGTGGAAGACCAGATCATTAAAATAGCCTGGAAAAATAAACTTAATCTTTCCATCAGCGGTAAAAATGATAAACTGGTGCCGCGGGAAGGGGAGTTGAATGTCGATAAAGTACGCGCTATCCTGGCCGGGTTTCTTGGGGTGGAAGATAAAACAACGGCGGAACAGAGCCCGCCGCCTCCGCTGCCGGCAAGGAACCCTGTCTTGTGCGCCGGGTGTCCGCACCGCGCTTCCTTTTTTGCGGCGAAAGAAGCTGTCAAAGGGAAACCTGCTGTTTTTGCCGGCGATATTGGCTGCTATACCCTTGGCGTAGCGCCGCCCCTGAATGCCATGGATACCTGTTTATGTATGGGTGCCAGTGTGACGATTGCATCGGGTTTGTCCAAAGTGGAATCCGGGGTCAAACACCTGGCCTTTCTGGGAGATTCGACCTTTTTCCACACCGGTTTGGCGGGACTGGTTAATGCCGTATATAATAACGCCGATATTACTTTGGTAGTTTTAGATAACAGCACCACGGCCATGACAGGGCACCAGCCCCATCCCGGACTGCCCTGTACGGCTACGGGTGTGAACGATAAAGTTATCAGTATTGCGGAAGTTTGCCGGGCTTTGGGTATAAGCCTGGTTAAAGAAGTCGATCCATACAACCTGGCTGAAGCAGTGGATGCTGTCAGGGAGGCTGTTGACTTTACAGGCCCTGCTGTTGTCATCATGAAACGGGAGTGTGTTTCCCTGGTTAAGCCTGCGAAAATTTGCTGGGTTACTGATAAATGTGTTGGTTGTAAAGTTTGTATGAACAAACTTGGTTGTCCTGCCCTTGTTCCTGCAGGCGAAAAAGTAATTATCGGAGCAACTTGTACGGGGTGTGGTGTTTGCCGGCAGGTTTGCCCGGCTGATGCCATAGAGGAGGTGGCAAAGTGA
- a CDS encoding 3-hydroxybutyryl-CoA dehydrogenase, translating to MDDSKTIITVVGAGRMGTGIAQVFASAGHNVRLLDLKKRSPGESRQVLLKAREQIEATLSLLTSLGVTDEVTAQVIAARVTYHGRSQAKESLEEAGVVFEAVPEILEAKEEVFAEICRLVSGETIIASTTSTFLADTLASFIKGAERFMNTHWLNPAYLIPLVEVSPAHGTSPAMLEKMIELLESIGKVPVKCAPSPGFIVPRIQALAMNEAARLVDEGVAEPEDIDKACRVGFGLRFAVLGLLEFIDWGGGDTLYYAGNYLAKALNSERFAPPTIITENMEKGKIGLKTGHGFYNYRGRDVSEYQRETLRKFVDLLKHLGLLAPPHGGRD from the coding sequence ATGGATGACAGCAAAACAATCATAACTGTTGTTGGGGCCGGCCGCATGGGTACCGGTATTGCCCAGGTTTTTGCCTCCGCCGGGCATAATGTGAGGCTCTTGGATCTAAAAAAACGCTCACCCGGTGAATCTCGACAGGTTCTCTTAAAGGCCAGGGAGCAAATTGAGGCCACCCTTTCCTTACTGACGTCCCTGGGGGTCACCGATGAGGTAACAGCACAGGTAATTGCCGCCCGGGTAACGTACCATGGCCGGTCCCAGGCAAAAGAATCTTTAGAGGAGGCCGGGGTGGTTTTTGAAGCGGTACCCGAGATATTGGAAGCAAAGGAAGAAGTCTTTGCTGAAATATGCCGGCTGGTCTCCGGTGAAACAATAATTGCTTCTACCACATCTACATTTCTTGCCGATACGTTGGCTTCTTTTATAAAAGGGGCGGAGCGGTTTATGAATACGCACTGGCTGAATCCTGCTTACCTTATCCCCCTGGTGGAAGTCAGTCCTGCCCATGGTACTTCACCGGCAATGTTGGAGAAAATGATCGAACTTCTTGAATCCATAGGGAAGGTACCTGTGAAATGCGCGCCTTCACCGGGGTTTATCGTTCCCCGTATCCAGGCCTTGGCCATGAATGAGGCTGCCCGCCTGGTAGATGAAGGGGTAGCGGAACCAGAAGATATAGATAAAGCCTGCAGGGTGGGCTTCGGTCTTAGGTTTGCGGTTCTGGGACTGCTTGAGTTTATCGACTGGGGTGGAGGAGACACTCTTTATTATGCCGGCAACTATTTGGCAAAAGCCCTTAATTCGGAACGGTTTGCTCCACCGACAATAATCACTGAAAATATGGAAAAAGGGAAAATTGGGCTCAAAACTGGTCACGGTTTTTACAATTACAGGGGCAGGGATGTATCAGAGTATCAACGGGAAACGCTGCGGAAATTTGTTGACCTGCTGAAACATCTGGGCCTGCTGGCGCCGCCCCATGGAGGCAGGGATTAG
- a CDS encoding NAD/NADP-dependent octopine/nopaline dehydrogenase family protein, which yields MDVAVLGGGNGAYAAAADLAEKGHRVRLWRRDITAFKSVLEKQALFLKGYKGHRKVNLAMASDDLGAVIRDAELIMIPLPAFTQDSLVKRLAQHLKNGQVILMTPGTFGSYIMAKGLIEEGCRAEVVFAETGTLPYLARKHCPDTVAITARATRLPTGVFPANKSAYAFDIIKRAFPAVEPLQDALDGALMNAGPIIHPPLILLNAGPIEHFDYWDIHNEGTQPSIRRVHDALDAERIAVREALGYGPPHFPLADHYNPDGEEWMYGNAAHEKLVDSADWRESLDLLNHRYMREDIACGLALLVSIADWVGVPVPVATGLLNIASAIVGENLRVTGRTLENLGLNHLSREEMRLMLDKGLLYKEVLLWMTAKQS from the coding sequence ATGGATGTAGCAGTATTGGGTGGTGGAAACGGAGCTTATGCAGCGGCAGCAGACCTTGCTGAAAAGGGACATAGAGTCAGATTGTGGAGGCGAGACATCACCGCCTTTAAATCGGTCCTTGAGAAACAGGCCTTATTTTTAAAAGGCTATAAGGGGCACCGGAAAGTCAATCTGGCGATGGCAAGTGACGATCTGGGCGCTGTTATCAGGGATGCGGAGTTGATTATGATCCCGCTTCCTGCTTTCACGCAAGATTCGCTGGTTAAGCGGCTTGCGCAGCACCTTAAGAATGGACAGGTAATCCTAATGACACCGGGTACCTTCGGTAGTTATATCATGGCCAAGGGGCTCATTGAAGAAGGATGCAGGGCCGAAGTGGTTTTTGCGGAAACGGGGACTCTTCCGTACCTGGCACGAAAACATTGCCCTGACACGGTGGCAATAACTGCCAGGGCAACTCGCCTGCCAACGGGAGTGTTCCCGGCGAACAAATCAGCTTATGCCTTTGATATTATAAAGAGGGCCTTTCCTGCAGTGGAGCCCCTGCAGGATGCCCTGGACGGGGCACTAATGAATGCCGGGCCCATTATCCACCCGCCACTTATCCTCCTTAACGCGGGCCCGATTGAACACTTTGACTACTGGGACATTCACAACGAAGGCACCCAGCCTTCCATACGTCGGGTCCATGATGCCCTCGACGCTGAACGGATTGCCGTTAGGGAGGCTTTAGGGTACGGGCCGCCCCACTTTCCTCTGGCAGACCACTATAATCCTGACGGAGAAGAGTGGATGTATGGCAATGCAGCCCATGAGAAACTGGTTGACAGCGCCGATTGGCGCGAATCCTTGGACCTGCTGAACCACCGCTACATGCGTGAAGATATCGCCTGCGGGTTGGCTTTGCTGGTATCAATTGCTGACTGGGTTGGGGTACCGGTACCTGTGGCTACCGGTCTTTTGAACATTGCGTCTGCAATTGTTGGGGAAAACCTGCGGGTGACGGGCCGGACCCTGGAAAACCTCGGGTTAAATCATTTATCCAGGGAAGAAATGAGGTTAATGTTGGATAAAGGCTTGCTCTATAAGGAAGTGCTTTTATGGATGACAGCAAAACAATCATAA
- a CDS encoding TRAP transporter large permease, with product MSDITIALIGLLVLFFLMILRMPISFSMFIVGFAGLLTVASPKAAFSVLTGDLWNQFSSYTMSVIPLYILMGEIIFRTGVTESLFKAAYKWVGHLRGGMAATVVLASAGFAAICGSNSATAAAMGTMALPELKKYKYDEKLSTGSVAAGGTLGIIIPPSTVLLVIALQTEQSVKQLFVASVIPGILLTLLFLLTIFFLCMKYPEMGPAGPVSTFKEKMVSIKGVFPTLLLFIFVIGGLYKGWFTPTESGAFGAFGAMVISLAMGKLNFSKLSASLFGTLKSSTMVLTLVISAMVFSRFLTITRLPYEVADWTAALHVPSLIILLAILGIYILGGALMDALGFLIISIPIFYPTVMALGYDPVWFAVLLCIVTSAGAITPPVGVTVFVVKGLAPETPVMSIFKGAGYFLVAYAVLIALLIVFPGTITFM from the coding sequence ATGAGTGATATAACCATAGCATTAATTGGTCTTTTAGTATTGTTTTTTCTAATGATCCTCAGAATGCCGATAAGTTTTTCCATGTTTATAGTGGGGTTCGCGGGGCTTCTGACAGTAGCTTCTCCTAAGGCGGCCTTCAGTGTACTGACCGGAGACTTGTGGAATCAGTTTTCAAGCTATACCATGAGTGTTATACCCCTTTACATACTAATGGGAGAAATTATATTTCGGACGGGAGTTACCGAAAGCCTCTTTAAGGCGGCCTATAAATGGGTCGGGCACCTCAGGGGAGGTATGGCTGCTACCGTTGTGCTGGCCAGTGCGGGGTTTGCCGCTATATGTGGTTCCAACTCGGCTACTGCTGCAGCTATGGGGACAATGGCCCTGCCGGAATTGAAGAAATATAAGTATGATGAGAAGCTAAGTACCGGGTCTGTGGCAGCCGGAGGTACTTTGGGCATAATTATACCTCCCAGTACAGTGCTGCTGGTTATTGCATTGCAGACGGAACAGTCTGTTAAGCAGTTATTTGTAGCTTCGGTTATTCCAGGCATACTGTTGACTCTGCTGTTCCTTCTCACTATATTTTTCTTGTGTATGAAGTACCCCGAGATGGGGCCGGCGGGGCCGGTAAGTACTTTTAAAGAAAAAATGGTATCCATCAAAGGGGTTTTCCCTACACTACTGCTTTTCATCTTTGTTATAGGCGGGCTTTATAAGGGCTGGTTTACCCCAACCGAATCAGGAGCTTTTGGAGCTTTCGGGGCCATGGTGATTTCCCTTGCCATGGGTAAACTGAACTTCAGCAAACTCTCGGCTTCCCTGTTCGGAACCTTAAAATCCTCAACCATGGTTTTAACACTTGTTATCAGTGCCATGGTGTTCAGCAGGTTCCTGACCATAACCAGGCTTCCTTACGAGGTTGCTGACTGGACGGCCGCTTTACACGTACCTTCTCTTATTATCCTGCTGGCGATTCTCGGTATATATATTTTGGGCGGCGCCCTAATGGACGCCCTTGGTTTTCTAATTATTTCAATCCCTATTTTTTATCCCACTGTTATGGCTCTGGGATATGACCCAGTCTGGTTTGCCGTTCTTCTCTGCATTGTTACCAGCGCCGGGGCTATTACACCGCCCGTAGGAGTTACGGTTTTTGTGGTCAAGGGGTTAGCCCCGGAAACACCGGTGATGTCCATCTTTAAAGGAGCAGGGTATTTCCTTGTTGCTTATGCAGTATTAATTGCCCTGCTGATTGTATTCCCTGGGACAATAACTTTTATGTAA
- a CDS encoding TRAP transporter small permease yields MANPDERLIPLESKTKLTKRGLLGYLDLINVYINKSLAWIAGISLLLMVFVVVANAVSREVYKPFIGTTELVGWLAAIALAFGLGFTQLQQGYVEIDALVEHFSPLLQRIIKSIMLFLSACFFFMVSWKMVSYAINVAENGNVSETMKIPFYPLIYLVALGFTGLTLALFVDFVKEVVGRAGDE; encoded by the coding sequence ATGGCAAATCCTGACGAACGGTTGATTCCGTTGGAAAGTAAAACTAAGCTAACTAAAAGGGGGTTACTGGGCTATTTAGATCTTATTAATGTATATATCAATAAAAGCCTTGCCTGGATAGCGGGTATTAGCCTGCTTTTGATGGTATTTGTAGTTGTAGCCAATGCGGTTTCCCGTGAGGTATACAAACCATTTATAGGCACAACAGAACTTGTCGGGTGGTTGGCTGCCATTGCCCTTGCTTTCGGCCTGGGATTTACCCAATTGCAGCAGGGTTATGTTGAGATTGATGCTCTGGTTGAGCATTTTTCCCCGCTCCTCCAAAGAATCATTAAAAGCATAATGCTTTTTTTAAGCGCGTGTTTCTTCTTCATGGTATCATGGAAAATGGTTTCATATGCAATTAACGTGGCCGAAAATGGAAACGTCTCCGAAACCATGAAAATACCCTTTTATCCTTTAATATACCTGGTGGCTCTGGGCTTTACCGGCCTTACATTGGCTCTTTTTGTAGATTTCGTCAAAGAAGTGGTTGGGAGGGCTGGCGATGAGTGA
- a CDS encoding TRAP transporter substrate-binding protein: MKRKAVFSVIALMFLLSAILSGCGGRSESGKAESDKPIKLTYAFFAPANTFPAKQMEKWKEEVEKRTNGKVQVELFPGGTLLTDKNMYDGVRDGVADIGLSCPTYEPGRFGLIGISDLPSGFPNSKVSSQVFYDLVREFPPDALKDYKIIAAFATEPAHLMTKKPVKSLDDLKGMQIRISGALTPVLRDLGATPVGMGMAEVPEALQTGIIDGLVSSREVLKDLKLAESLKYTTDYPLTVTSFIAVMNKDVWESLPPDVQKVIDELGPEMARWTGEYHDNHVQEALKWSAREYGLQVVTLSEEEKAKWDAKLKPLQDKLVKDLKAKGLPAEEYRNRLYELKDKYSRK; encoded by the coding sequence ATGAAAAGGAAAGCAGTATTTAGTGTAATTGCTCTGATGTTTTTATTGAGCGCCATTTTATCCGGCTGTGGGGGGCGTTCTGAATCCGGTAAAGCTGAGAGCGATAAGCCTATCAAGCTTACATATGCCTTCTTTGCGCCGGCAAATACCTTCCCGGCGAAACAGATGGAAAAGTGGAAGGAAGAGGTTGAAAAGAGGACCAACGGTAAGGTTCAAGTTGAGCTGTTCCCAGGCGGTACCCTGCTTACCGATAAAAATATGTATGACGGTGTCAGGGACGGGGTAGCGGATATTGGCTTGTCATGTCCCACGTATGAACCGGGCCGGTTTGGTTTAATCGGTATTTCAGATCTGCCTTCCGGTTTCCCTAACTCCAAGGTATCCAGTCAGGTATTCTACGATTTGGTACGGGAGTTCCCGCCCGATGCTTTAAAAGATTATAAAATTATCGCTGCTTTTGCCACGGAACCTGCCCACCTAATGACTAAAAAGCCAGTCAAAAGTTTAGATGACCTCAAGGGGATGCAGATCAGGATTTCCGGAGCCCTCACTCCTGTTTTGCGGGACCTTGGCGCCACTCCGGTGGGCATGGGAATGGCCGAGGTTCCGGAAGCGCTGCAAACAGGAATCATTGATGGGCTTGTAAGCTCCCGCGAAGTCTTGAAAGACCTGAAACTGGCAGAATCACTGAAATATACCACCGATTACCCGCTGACAGTAACCAGCTTTATAGCTGTTATGAATAAAGATGTATGGGAATCCCTGCCACCCGATGTGCAGAAGGTAATTGACGAACTTGGCCCTGAAATGGCCAGGTGGACCGGTGAATACCACGACAACCATGTTCAGGAAGCCCTGAAATGGAGCGCCCGGGAATATGGCCTTCAAGTAGTGACCCTGTCCGAGGAAGAAAAGGCTAAATGGGACGCAAAACTGAAGCCTCTGCAGGATAAACTTGTTAAGGATTTGAAGGCCAAAGGCCTGCCGGCAGAAGAATACAGGAACAGGCTTTATGAACTTAAAGATAAGTATAGTAGAAAGTAA
- a CDS encoding threonine aldolase family protein, producing the protein MTSIKISKNFASDNCSGVHPEILQAICEANQGHTLAYGDDVYTASALNKFREHFGKDIEVFFVFNGTGANVLSLQAATDSFNAVICADTAHINCDECGAPEKFTGCKLLTIPSTNGKITVDQVEKFLHLAGNQHHSQPKAISITQSTELGTVYQPREIQTIADFAHTHDMFLHMDGTRLANAAASLNLTLREISRDVGVDILSFGGTKNGMMYGEAVVIFNKNLHKNFSYIRKQGMQLASKMRFIAAQFEALLSNDLWLRNARHTNKLAKLLAEEVSKIPQIKITQPVQANAVFAIVPPQFIPALQQEYFFYVWNKETSEVRWMISFDTTEEDVIDFVRLIRQTIS; encoded by the coding sequence ATGACTAGTATAAAAATTAGTAAAAACTTTGCCAGCGACAATTGTTCCGGGGTTCATCCGGAAATTCTGCAAGCCATCTGTGAGGCCAATCAAGGCCATACCCTAGCTTATGGGGATGATGTATATACTGCATCGGCCCTCAACAAGTTCCGTGAACATTTTGGAAAAGATATCGAAGTCTTTTTTGTCTTCAACGGGACAGGCGCTAACGTTCTAAGTCTGCAAGCAGCCACCGATTCCTTTAATGCAGTCATTTGCGCCGATACGGCTCATATTAACTGTGACGAATGCGGCGCCCCCGAGAAATTTACAGGCTGTAAGTTGCTAACAATCCCATCGACTAACGGTAAAATAACAGTTGACCAGGTTGAAAAATTTCTGCACCTGGCCGGCAATCAGCACCACAGCCAACCGAAAGCCATCTCGATAACCCAGTCAACAGAGCTTGGCACCGTATATCAACCGAGAGAAATCCAAACCATCGCCGATTTTGCCCATACCCATGACATGTTCCTGCATATGGACGGCACCAGGCTTGCTAATGCGGCAGCCAGTCTAAACCTTACCCTACGCGAGATTAGCCGTGACGTGGGAGTAGATATTCTTTCCTTCGGCGGCACTAAAAACGGGATGATGTACGGCGAGGCAGTGGTTATTTTTAATAAGAATCTGCATAAAAATTTCTCATATATAAGAAAACAGGGCATGCAACTGGCATCTAAAATGCGTTTTATTGCAGCTCAGTTTGAAGCCCTGCTGTCCAATGATTTGTGGCTGCGAAACGCCCGCCATACCAATAAACTGGCCAAGCTACTGGCAGAAGAAGTATCAAAAATACCGCAGATTAAAATCACCCAACCGGTGCAGGCCAATGCTGTTTTTGCCATTGTGCCGCCGCAATTCATCCCGGCGCTGCAGCAGGAATATTTCTTTTATGTCTGGAATAAAGAAACTTCCGAAGTGCGCTGGATGATTTCCTTCGATACCACGGAGGAAGACGTCATCGACTTCGTTCGGCTTATCAGACAAACGATTTCCTGA
- the era gene encoding GTPase Era, giving the protein MAEGFKSGFVALIGRPNVGKSTLMNKFLGQKLAIMSEKPQTTRNKINGVLTGENYQVIFLDTPGIHKPKHKLGEYMVQVAYNALKEVDLILFLVEATEQEVGTGDRYILEQLQEIKTPVILVINKIDLVQKDAILPLIDAYTARKQFAEVVPVSAITGANLQALLDNILKYLPEGPKYYPDDMISDQPERFVMAELIREKVLELTRDEVPHSVAVDIEEVTARKNETVYVRAVVYVERESQKGIIVGKGGQMLKKVGAFARQDIENLLGSKVYLDLWVKVKKDWRNRANILQGFGYKLDT; this is encoded by the coding sequence ATGGCGGAGGGTTTTAAGTCCGGGTTTGTAGCATTAATTGGTCGGCCTAACGTAGGAAAATCAACGTTGATGAATAAGTTTCTCGGCCAAAAGCTGGCAATTATGTCAGAAAAGCCGCAGACCACTAGGAATAAAATTAACGGTGTTTTAACCGGAGAAAACTACCAGGTGATTTTTTTAGATACGCCTGGCATCCATAAGCCCAAGCATAAACTGGGCGAATACATGGTTCAGGTGGCATATAATGCTTTAAAAGAAGTTGATTTGATTCTCTTTCTTGTGGAAGCAACGGAACAAGAGGTTGGGACCGGCGACCGATACATATTGGAACAGTTGCAGGAAATCAAGACGCCTGTGATACTGGTGATTAATAAAATTGACCTGGTACAGAAAGATGCTATTTTGCCTCTGATTGATGCTTATACTGCGCGAAAACAGTTTGCTGAGGTGGTGCCCGTCTCGGCGATTACAGGAGCGAACCTCCAGGCGCTTTTGGACAATATACTGAAATATTTGCCGGAAGGGCCCAAGTATTATCCTGATGACATGATTTCCGACCAGCCTGAACGCTTTGTAATGGCTGAATTAATTAGAGAAAAGGTGCTGGAGCTGACCAGAGATGAAGTTCCTCATTCCGTAGCTGTTGATATTGAAGAAGTAACTGCCAGGAAAAATGAGACTGTATATGTAAGGGCCGTAGTTTATGTGGAGCGGGAGAGCCAAAAAGGAATTATCGTCGGTAAAGGCGGCCAGATGTTGAAAAAAGTAGGAGCTTTTGCGCGACAGGATATAGAGAATTTGCTTGGCTCCAAGGTATACCTGGATCTTTGGGTAAAAGTGAAAAAGGATTGGCGTAACCGCGCCAATATCCTGCAGGGATTTGGTTATAAATTGGATACCTAG